The Mytilus edulis chromosome 4, xbMytEdul2.2, whole genome shotgun sequence nucleotide sequence AAGGCCAAATAAATTGTGTCAGAGAGACACATAAACCTTACAATCTTTTAAACACCAACTATCCACAggcagaaacaagtgcctgtgcaacTATCATATAATGGTTGACCAGTTGTGTATGCTAattgaaaaatagacaaaaaacacaaacactttaTAATGACCAATGAAATTGAGGTCCATATCAGATTAAACATGTACCTGCCAGATAGACATGTGCACCTTACAACTATTTCATACACTAAATGTAGAtgacattttaatatttgtatttgaaaaaaagacaaacacacgAACTTGACATTGACCATTGAACCATAAAcgtaggtcaaggtcagatgataccaaatatagttgacctattgcttatagtactcGAAAAAGCtaatcaaagcaaaaaaaaatatcattgaacaacgaacgaaccatgaaaatgagatcaaggtccaGATGATACATACAAGACAGACTCGTACACCGTACGACCGTTTCATaaatcaaataaagttgacctgttgcttatagtaCTTGAAAGACATGTTAATCTTGAAACAAACCTATATACCAAATtaagttatcctattactcataacaAATGAGAATTTCACATGACAAGAAAACTCAATTTTTGTTCTCAAgcggtcactgaaccatgaaaatgaggtaaaggacaTTGGACTATGCATAAGACATAAGCACAGTGCTGATTTTCTCCATTGTTTTAAAAACATCTTCAGAAGATACCATCTAatgattaatcaatgagtgatagatttctcttataagaaatttaaaggtcccagtgaataaactacacagagaacaatacttgttgtatttgttagatgggacaataaaactgccaaaagtttaaatggacaggtaactatcaggtgaatctatggtAAACTTTCATTGGGTTCCCAATAAAGAGTgttctttgtttgatatgcacataaaccaaggtgagcaacacaggctccttagagcctctagtttatgttaaaccaaggtgagcaacacaggctccttagagcctctagtttatgttaaaccaaggtgagcaacacaggctccttAGGGCCTCTAGTTTATGTtaaaccaaggtgagcaacacaggctccttagagcctctagtttatgttaaaccaaggtgagcaacacaggctccttagagcctctagtttatgttaaaccaaggtgagcaacacaggctccttAGGGCCTCTAGTTTATGTtaaaccaaggtgagcaacacaggctccttagagcctctagtttatgttaaaccaaggtgagcaacacaggctccttagagcctctagtttatgttaaaccaaggtgagcaacacaggctccttAGGGCCTCTAGTTTATGTTTCATAAAATTGTTGAAATGAATGCTTGATTGATAGATTGTTGTtttgttgcttaacatccagtagcaaatatttcatgcatattgagGATGAAAAATATGTCTATGAACTTGCAAAATAAAGGCCATTGTATCTATTTATTATCATTCCTTAAGCAGCTGCAAAACCTTCTCAGATACAAAAAACCTgtctaaaacaaattaaatttgacatgcatacaattttttttacacatgAATTTGACAAAATTACAAAACTACTGCAACTAAATTGTGTATGATATTGGAATTATTTATTATTCTGTAATAAAAATGCCAATGATACAAAACTGTATTGTAATTATTTATTATGTTTCTAGCACCATATTATGCAAGTACAGATAAAGCTCTGCTAACAACCATGAAAACAAACACTTGTAATATGAAATTTACATTAAGTATGAATAGAAGTTTGATTATTATTGTCATTTATGTCATCATTTCAGGTCTCTTATTTGGTTAACTTCAATTTCTGATAGTTTTGAAATATTCTATGTAAGatgatttttgtaatagataCTATAAACTTGAGTTTCCTATAAGACAGCAGTGATATTACTTCtcattgaaaatgaaatttttatttctatatttcatgcaaattgaaTATTATATTAGGTATACATTGTATTaagaatataatatattttacttaGTTGCTTTTTTCTCCCCTACCATTGACCATAGTAAATAATCTGAGTTTGCTTTTGGTATCTAACTATTTCAACAACTGAATACCGATATTACTGTAGTAGAATTCTTAATAATAATTCACTTTTCCAAAAAGAACTTTAGTTTTTCaggttaaaaattgaaaaataatttctatttttgttgAACCCAAAAACTGTACTTCCAGCACATTTCCTATTGTCAACATTAATGCAAAATTTAAACACAGGAAATATCAACTGGTCAGTTGGCAAGAAAAATACACAATTTCAGTATTGACCCACTAGTTATATGAGCAATGAACGATTAGTATTAATgatatttgtaaaagaatttataaaatttataaaatgtcataaattttgaaaacgaaaaaaataaatatatccaggaatattttttatgaaatgataAGTAAATATTTGCTGTAATGAGAATAtcaatcaaaattgttttaaaggtttgtaattacataataaaaaaactGCTCAGATGTAATATCCATTAATATTGTACTCAAAATTAGAATTTGACAATATTTCCAGCAGTGCTGTTTCTCCTTTTTTTAACACTTTCCTGGAGCACAACAAGCAGGACTGACTTGTTCTCCTTTCTTTTCTTTCTCCAGTAAAACATCAAATGGGTTATCTACCtttaaagtataaatatataacacGTTAGTTTGCTATGAACATTAACTAAACACAGAATGTCATCTAAAGTAAGTAGAAATTACATATCCAATACCTGTTTaagatattatttcaaaaaagttTTCTAATTTCAAAGTAAAGATAGAACTTTACTTTAGTGGTTAATTTTTAGTTAATTTTATGATGGtgataaaacaatgaaatatcctCCCTATAAAATTCCCCTTCTAGAGAGGATTAGTgatatggttaaaaacaaaaaaataaaagcttGTAGGCAAGTTTGATCCTAGAAAAACTCCATCGACATAATTTTTTATGcaccatttatgggcattatgttttctggtctgtgtgtccactagtctgtctgtccgttcgttcgtccattcgtccgccttcaggttaaagtttttggccgaggtagtttttaataaagttgaacaatcaacttgaaacttagtacacatgccaaattagagattacCCCCCCCCTCATTATCACGGTCctctgaacattgaaaatgatagtggggatggggcatccatgtactggggacacattcttgttatttttaattttttttatcaaacaagtAGTCTGTTTTATATGATACTGGTCATTGCATTTTCACTGATGTTGTCtgctatttttaaatttatttaagaattgaatgctgctttttgtaaatttattggggtgtaaaagcgttgaccgaagtacattttgtatgaagcgcggaagcgcttcatactaaaaatgtgcgcacggtcaacgcttttacaaccatataaagttacaaaaagaagcattcaatacttataattacattttttttagctagaatcataaaaacacgatttttatcaagttttcatttaatttacttgtgcactttattgtgggacctcgtgtcatcatgaatgataaatgttattgtctgatacaattgtttcaggaatagcacgagatgtgcagttggccaatcagaataacgtattataatgaaacatacatctaatgtaattatttatatatgcatGTCTAGTACAGTGTTTCAACTTACAGTATTTTCTGTGGATCCACAGACCCCTTTTGTTGCAGGTTGAAATTCAAACTCATCTGAAAATCTTGAATTCTTTAATATAGTTACCAGTTCTGAGTCAATTGTGTAGACATCATCTGTCTGATAAAAAGCATagagaataaaataaatatctaGAATATATAAATCTTCATTTGTTGTATAAATGCAGATAttatttgttgaataaaaaaataaactgaggGAAATGGTTTAccataaatatgaattttattgataaGATAATAACATACATTAAGCAAATCGTAAAAGTTCCTATAATTACAGCCAAACATAATCCTGAACTTCCCTCAAGTCTTTCCAACAGTCAAGGGAAATAATCTttagaaagggagataatttaaccACAAATCATTGGAAAATTAATAATGTATACAAAGAATAAAAGATTTCCTTCAACAAGCTGTCATCTGAATAGAGAGAAAGGAATGTTAGGAACATATATACTTATAAGATTATCCAATTATAATTAACTGGATACAGAATTGTAATAAGACCTGGGTTTTTCACAACTTTTTGGTCTTGCATTATGTATATCTATCTGAAGGACTGCACATTTTAACAACCTAAAAACTGCTTGCTGACCTACTCATAAAGTAATAATGTGTCTTTTGTCAATTTATATCTAATAATTAAAAATATCTGAATACCTTAAATTGATTTCTGTGATCAAAATCCAGTTGATTCTCACATCCTGTTACATCGCCACTATAAATAACTTGTAATGGTGGAGACTTTTCAACTTTGGGTAGCTTGAACAATCTGTACGTAACAGAACAAAACTTGGCATCACCTGTTTTAAGTAAATATGCCAATCAAATGTCAAAGATTGAGAGACTAATAAATGCAATGATTTTCTACTACATTAAAATAGCTTCAGTGCTActtcaaaagaaaaatacaatatCTTACAGAAAGGGTTCATGCATTTCAGACCTAAACTTTAAGTAATTGATAgctatttgaaattaaacaatcagtttttacattttgaacggcgctttgcatttgcgccgatctgcatttcatttgtcAATGAGctgatttttctttcatttgcgccaatttttttacaggtaaattacaggtgaatagatataagaagatgtggtatgagtgcaaatgagagaactctccatccaagtcatgttatttttcatttatcatttaagacCTCTTCCATTAGCCATTTGTACAAAtgtaatgaattgtcaatcataacatgtatataactgttgtcccctgctcacTACGGGTAGATGGAAGAAGGCCTACAAGATACACCTCCAGATTTTTTCTTTGACAATACCCATAGTTCTTTAACCTCTGTCTTTCGGACATCTGCCACATGTTCATGGTCGTCTCGATCAGTGTTTTGACAATAGAATCTGTGGTGACTCTGGCTTTACACGATTTATGGTACATTTGTAAGATATGTTGTTATGTTTCAGGACACTAACTTTCCGATATGTATGGCCCTTGATGATTATAGAATTGACTCCTCGGCTCGATTCAGTGTGTAATATGTCCATCATGTTACAACGAAgttccagaacaatatgaatcaaaatttaaCTTAAACATAAATGAACAACAATTATAACCAGATTTTATCAATGGTATAgtacagtacatgtacaagtattaacttacctgtaaatatagttaagagcaaatataaaattggcgcaaatgaaaccagatgctccacagagcacagcattatacgaccgcagaggacgaaccctgaacagttggggcaagtatagacacaacattTAAACTTGATACAGCTGTAAATTTGGATTATGATTAAATAGtcgacacagcataggtttctgacacagaatgattgTGGTCTAATTTAACAGCTaatcatctcaagacaatcatcatttcttaatacataattttcaagcagtgtaagggaaataatcatattacatatatatataacatttaagcTGGTTCTTGGCCGACTAGTACACTTTGTTCATAGTTCTTTGAGTGTAGCGAATACATCCGGATTCCAGtttatataacagtattctttaaaaggaattggattacctcccttacattgcttttaaattgtcctttaaccagaaaacaCACAGGTTTTTCctccttttttgcccctaattgctaAATGATTTGAGCCAAAACCCCCtgtaaccatccctttgtagtatggaaacttgtggcaTAATTGCAGAGAGcctatacacttaaacacaagttattggcttgaaactgcaaaaatgtttatttgggccccttttttggcccctttttcctaaaccttttggaccataacccccaaaatcaatcctaaccttccttttgtttttatatacattgtgttaaaaatttcttgatttctttttactcatactaaagttattatccagaaaccatgcGTCTTTGGACGACGACGTAGACGACGAGGACAACATTTTTTGCAGtcgtaaaaaaatgaaattggcgcaaatgaaagaatgaacattttcaaaatcagtgcaaatgtcatacgccttaaaatatcaaagtgatggaaatcactcatggaaagattagaagagtagtttgaaacatttcatattaaggtatggtgggggaaaacaaacattaataaagcactattgctgaaaattgcattaacagcaggtctttagaaggaatTGTGCTTTTCCAGTAAGAGAATAAAATGAGctcatttaattaaataatatgggtctcttaatttgcacaattttatttaaactgcagtttatatcttatccaaataatgttgcctgttcttaacatgtttcaaaaaaacaaacaattgcaaatcaaaaattcttctagtaaatgctTCCAACTATCATTGTAAGACATAAAATCTAGACCAACAGCTAAtaactttaaagtgtcaacaaaaataatctaaatatgctgttttggggcattttgtaagttgaaacataggttatatgacattgaagattaaaagatgtagagtgccttttgatcaatttttaaaatatttctcaaGACAGGGCATTTAAAATGTACTTTTCaacgtaaacaaattaaaaaaaaccatattttattaaaatttggattctttcttgattgaaaaaatatatattcacttctaatgaaaattcaaatgactaaaatagacattatgattgatggggaataaattaataaacaataGTTTGCttcaattaaaagttttaaaattttaaaactgtttcaagccaattcctgatgATAAAAAGTATAAGTGAACTAATCTTAATTGTTAATTAtagatgattattggaaatttatcaagtaaattataggccttacttgaatagcttttatatatttatatatatattcatatttcatttaaagaTCTTGTTAATCTTTTGAACATTTATCTTTCAGACaaaatttacagaatcactttatctATTGTAGATCAAAAGTTCaaggcaataaataaatctatcaccCTTCAgttatatatatcaaacatctaatatatacatttgtgtattcaattatgaggtcaaatatttgtatattgcaGTTGTATATTGAAGGTtctaattatgtaagactgaggttgataagtaatgtggtcaatttgattgacagttttgtaggtggggcattgtaattaaaggtccaccGTGACTCTGATTGTttggtgataatgacagttgtcaatcattaTAGTATTGTATCAATACCCAATTAACTtatcaaaatgttataaaaacaagaatgtgtccacagtacacggatgccccactcgcactatcattttctatgtttagtggaccgtgaaattggactaaattctctaatttggcattaaaattagaatgatcttatcaaagggaacatgtatactaagtttcaagttgattggactcctACTTTATcaataactaccttgaccaaaaactttaacctgaagtttgcactatcattttctatgttcagtgaaccgtaaaattggggtcaaaactataatttggcatttaaattagaaagatcatatcatagggcacatgtatactaagtttcaagttgattggacttcaacttcatcaaaaactaccttgaccaaaaactttaacctgaaatttgcactatcattttctatgttcagtgaactgtaaaattggggtcaaaactataatttggcatttaaattagaaagatcatatcatagggcacatgtatactaagtttcaagttgattggacttcaacttcatcaaaaactaccttgaccaaaaactttaacctgaaatttgcactatcattttctatgttcagtgaaccgtaaaattggggtcaaaactataatttggcatttaaattagaaagatcatatcatagggcacatgtatactaagtttcaagttgattggacttcaacttcatcaaaaactaccttgaccaaaaactttaacctgaaatttgcactatcattttctatgttcagtgaaccgtaaaattggggtcaaaactataatttggcatttaaattagaaaaatcatatcatagggcacatgtatactaagtttcaagttgattggacttcaacttcatcaaaaactaccttgaccaaaaactttaacctgaagcgggacagacggacgaacgaacgaacagacagacagacggacggacagacggacagacggacggacagacagacggacggacagacggacagacggacggacgaacagacgaacagaccagaaaacataatgcccctctactatcgtaggtggggcataaaaagcctgcacatcaacagtttactcctggtttgcccacttttaattctaccaattatctactagtaaagaaaacaaaaaagacaagaGGTTAACCATTTAATGAGCATACATTGTATAGTCTGTTCCAACTTAGGTATATAATATTTGTAAGTGAAATATGGTTTGTGGCCCAAATGACAGATTTTTTTGGcacaaatgaaagattttttggcccaaatgaaatgccaattggcgcaaaagcaaagTACCCGTTTTCTatatatcaaggatttgtatagtcttactatacaaatccttgtatatataaaggtaatttttattttaattccattttcatttgtattgaaaaatgataaataaatcaatattttttctcGATAATTTGATACcaattcaataatttcatttaacatacatgtacaataacaTTCAGTTATAAAAGTATGTTTATAATTCATTAGTTTCTGAATGATTTTCATGATATAAATACACCAATACAAGttctttatttaatattatatgaatcaattttataaatgcattgcataagGAAATAAATAATGCACTGTCATGGTAAAATAAGTAATATGTGACACTATATGTGAAATGATGAGAAATACAATCTTTTTCATATACATCAAAAGtcataaaacattatatttacaAAGTCACAAATTACAATATTTCACTTAATGGTTCAGTTCAAATGGAGGAGATGGGATGCTGCGTCAGAGCAAACTGCTGCTTTAGAGTAAACTATCACATTGATGAGTCCTTGATGGTATCTGATTTTCAGTAGTTGGAGTCTGTTGTCTATTACTCTGTATTGTCGTCTTTTTGGTGTGCTGGCTCCCCCTGGTGCATACTGGATAATATTACATTCTGTTAGTACCTGGGTCTTCTTCAGTAACTCGATGATCTCGTAGATGTTGGGGTGAGCATGTTTGAGTCTCTTCTTAAGTTTACTGTGCCATCCTTCCAGGTGATTTGTGGTGCAAGGTCATTCTGTGTAGTTGTGGTTCCATAGAAAGCGGTATTATTCAACTCAAAACTCTGTCATGTTACCTGTAAATGATGTTGTAGCAGGTATGTTGTCAGCTTTTACAACATTTGCACAATGTCTAGCGGGTATGTTGTCAGCTTTTACGATGTCTTTTAAAGTTGTTAGCCAAACATCCTAAACAAGGTAGGGTTGAACAAGAGGGTCGAATAATTTGAGTTAtgtcttcattttttttacaataggaCTGTAGTCCAGATTTCTGTGTCTTTCGCCAAATACACTGGGTGAAGTGGGAGAAGCAGCCTTTCACTGTTATCCCTGGAAACACTTCCATGTCGCATTGTTGGTTGCTGTCTCGTAGTTAATAAATACTGTTTCTGGTTGAAGTTGTAACTATTGTTGTTGAGCGATACAACTGTATGTGGCTGAAGAATCTTGAATAGATAACCTTGGATGCAGATTACTGTTTAAATGGTGTCATATTCAAAGCTGGGCTACAgaacagttgcatttatattctatttgttagaattaattggatatttttatataaaatttcagaacagtgtattttttaaaatttgcaaataaaaagttcaataaataaaaagaaattcaaatGACATTTATTCCAAtctttagtttcattattttacttttttccttttttcagaATGTATCAACACAAATCCTTGGTAAAATATACTATATTTTTGCACATTTTCTTTGATTTAATAGCAGAATATAaaaccttttttaaaattttacaggtaaaaaaaaaggtaaaaaatataaactataattgttaaaacaacaatcCCCCCTATGTTTACATAtgcatataattaaaaaaaaaaaagtgggcaaaccaggatgacaccacatcaacacaccttagtTACATACATTCTTGGATGAACTGCTgcaaaaatataccaatttttCCAGTtcatatgtgtattatgtgcgaAACATAAGAACTAtggggaactatatttcagtgtggatacatttagtaacagtagctaacctgtcgtgtTGTTAGGGAAGCCAGTGCcttagtaaagatttagaacaagttatAATCTTTCCAAAAATAACAACAGAGAAATACCTTTCCATAATGTAAATTATATCATATAATAAGCAACTGTTTCTCTAAATCCCATGAATTTATTGATGTTAAAgaaaaattcaattaattttcaatCAAAGCGTTAACAATTTAGAAACATATATATGTTGACACTTAAAGTTATtgcttattattttaaaaataggagactattttaaaaatgattgattgttgattatgacacatccagtggcaaatatttgatgaaTATACAGGAGGATAACACTTTAACTTTAAATCACGGAAGGAACAGAAAAATTGTTTGTCAACCTCCTCAGTATTTTACGCAAAGGTTCTTGAATTTGTATTTTCTGCTCAGCAAGAAAATACAAGGTATTTCTAATTTTCTTCTCTATAAACAATATTGTCAAAAAAATCATCTTACTAATTGTATCAAACCGGATCAAGCTGGGGAATTAcctaatatttttttgaaatcttcTCTGTCTATAGGTATAGGTGACACAGTTACAAGTCTTGGTGTACTGAACCCTGTCTTCTCAGCCAATGAAATCAGATCCTTCCAACACAGGGCACCTGCTATACACTCACCTGTAATTATTAAAGATTAAAGATCTCTTATTTCCCTTTCTTAAAATACAGTATTcaaattttgtcaaataagcaaTTGCCTCCTTTTTCTTTGTTGCAGAAAAGTGACAAGTTTAATTAACACGTAACATGTAGTTTGAATGttccaaaaatctaagtatattaTTTCTTGTAATCTATCATCAATTCTTGTAACCAATCTAACAGCATCACATGTAGAGCATTTACATCATAATGgcatgtttgtatattttttgtttgcaattcAGTATTTGTAAGGAAGATTGgatttaaaataatattgagAAAAAGTCGCTTtaattttgtcttcaatttgtGTGTACctggtaaacaaaacaaaacactgaGATTTAAAGATCCACTTTTACATACATAATCAGGAAGTTAGCCAACTTTCATTACACTCACCCCATAGTATTTCATGTTTCCTCACTGAATCTTCTAGATTTCTGTCACAATAAACGTCACTGAAATACAACTCTCCACCCTCCTGTTAAAAGTGAACAAATTAACATAAAGGTATCAATCTGGTTTTAAATTCAAATACCGGTACTGTCAATTTAAGTCTTATGGAAGCTTGTATCTTTTTAAGGATCTATACAGACTAGGTATAGATGGGTAAAACATTATGTCAGGTCAAATCATGTT carries:
- the LOC139521740 gene encoding arsenite methyltransferase-like, whose protein sequence is MTSTNGDSQIIDNVKEYYGKKLKNVSDLQTQACVAPGRLVNKNVRVAISQVHEEVASKYYGCGLVIPNKLEGIKVLDLGSGSGRDCYAISKLVGQNGHVTGIDMTDEQIEVARKYIDYHTKTFGYDKPNINFVQGYIEKLIEAGLQENFYDLIVSNCVVNLSPDKYAVLSEAYKVLKEGGELYFSDVYCDRNLEDSVRKHEILWGECIAGALCWKDLISLAEKTGFSTPRLVTVSPIPIDREDFKKILGDAKFCSVTYRLFKLPKVEKSPPLQVIYSGDVTGCENQLDFDHRNQFKTDDVYTIDSELVTILKNSRFSDEFEFQPATKGVCGSTENTVDNPFDVLLEKEKKGEQVSPACCAPGKC